The genomic region GGTCTTCGTTCTCGGTTTTTAGCCAATTCATTTTTGGGAAATATTCGGTATTTGCGAACTCTTTGTCGTTATCAACGATGTGTTTGTAAAATTCGGGGGCAATTGCCAAATGACAAAAATAGTCAATGGCTTTTCTCAGCTCATTTCCACCATTTTCTGTGTCGGCAGCAATTTTACTCATTGCAAAGTCAGCCTGACTCAAAACAACGCCTTTGGAATTGATACGAATAAATATTTCAGTAACAGTTTCAATGTCAAGGTCTGGAGAAAGTTCGATAAGTCCAATTTGTTTTTTTGGAATATTTACTAATCTTGTAATTGTTTTTTCAACATGTTCTTCATCGACTTCAGGATTGAGTTTCAAATATTCTCGCACAATTTTTAAAACACTACCGTTAATAACTTCGGAAATGTCGTATAACCAAGTTTTGTCTTTTAGAATTGCAGGGTTTTGGACTTCAAATCTTTCGTCAATCGGGTTAAAGGCAATCTTAATTTTTACACGCTGATAAGTTTTGTTTATTACATATTGCCCAATCACAGCTGCAGTTAAAGCAGTAATTCGTTGCTGTCCATCAATAAGAACTTTTTTACCTTCACTTAAACTCCCATCCTTTAGTCTTACGTTTGGATTTCTCCACGCAATGATATATCCAATTGGATAACCTTGGTACAAACTATCCATTAAGTCACGGACTTTTGAGCTGTCCCAAACAAAAGGTCTTTGAATTTCTGGGATGGCAATTTCACCTGAATTTAACCAAGCTAAAATTGTCTCAATCAAATGTTGATTTACTGAATATTTTTGCATTTAAATCTCATTATTTTTAAGTCTATCAATGTTGCAGGCTGTCCTTTTACAATGAACGCCAACGTATGAATACAAGCATTGCGTTTATTTCTCTTTTACCTGTCTAAAGGCGGGCAAACAAGGGAATGACTTAGTCTGGCAGGAAATTTTCTGCTCTCACCTCTGAACCGTTCTCTTGCTGTTTCGCCTTCTGCCTTCATTTGAGGCAATTTTACAATAAAAACGAGGCGAAGTCAACAGATAATTTCCCTGAAAAAAGCACGGTAAACAGCGAGCGGATTACTTTCCCCTTGTGATAGATAACCATAGAAAAGTGTTCTATTTTTTGCCGAATGATGAAACACGCTTTTTTTGGCGGAAAACTTAATCCTGCAAACGGACATAACTGGATTTCGCAAAAACGGATTTGACTCGTCCGGTCAACTCACGCCCGATGAACGGCGTATTTTGCGACCGCGAATAGATGTCTTTTCGACTAAAAACCCACCACTCATCCGGATCAATAATAGTCAAATTGGCTTCTGCGCCAATGCTAATGCCGGGAAGCGGCAAGTTCATTACATGAGCCGGTTTGATCGTCAGCAACTTAATCAAATCCATCAATGAAATATAACCCGCATGAACCAGATGGGTCATCGCCAATCCGAAAGCGCTTTCGAGACCAATCATTCCGGAGGAAGCCAGATCGAGCGACGTTTCCTTAGTGTCGTACTGGTGCGGCGCGTGATCGGTGGCAATCGCATCGATCGTTCCATCCTGAATTCCCTCAATAAGCGCCAACCGATCAGATTCCGAACGGAGCGGCGGGGAAACTTTACCGTTTGCATCAAAGGAACGCATGTATTCATCGGTCAACGAAAAGTGATGCGGCGTAACTTCTGCCGTGACGCGAACGCCATCCGCTTTTGCCTGACGAATCAGCGCCACCGAAGTTTTGGTCGAAACGTGCGGAACATGCAGACGTGAATTCGTGAATTTCGTCAGCGCTAAATCGCGGTAAATCATAATTTCTTCGGCGACCGATGGATTCCCGGGAATGCCGAGTTGCGTCGATACAATGCCTTCATTCATGTAGCCGTCCGCTTTCAGGGCTGGGTCTTCGGAATGATTAATGATTGGTTTATCCACAATTTTGGAATATTCCAGAGCAAACCGCATGATCTGCGCATTGACCAACGGATTGCCGTCGTCCGAAAATGCCACAGCGCCGGCGGACGACAGCTCGACCATTCCGGTCAATTCTTCGCCCTTGCGGTTTTTCGTGATCGCGGCAATCGGATAAACATCCACGATCTGCCCCTCGGCTTTTCGATAGATAAACCGAACACTCTCCTGCGTATCGATCGGCGGCTCGGTGTTCGGCATGCAACAAACTTTGGTAAATCCGCCAGCCAGAGCCGCCTGACAACCCGACTCGATCGTCTCCTTGTCTTCAAATCCCGGCTCGCGAAAATGAACGTGTATGTCAACAAATCCCGGCGAAATCATTTGTCCGGTCAAATTAATGATTTCTGCGTCATTCATCGGAGTCATCCCTTTTTCGATTTTGACAATAACACCATTTTCGATCAATATGTCCGAATCATATATTTTTTCTCCGACTGGATCGATAATTTTTCCGTTCGTGAGTAGCACTTTTCCGTTCATTTTATCTATTTTCATGATTGCTCCTTTTTCTATTGCGCTCGCTGATTATTTGCCACCAACCAGCAGAAATAAAACCGCCATCCGAATCGCAACGCCATTTAAAACCTGATGCAGGATAATGGAATAATCGCCGTCGGCAACGTCCGAGTCGATTTCAACGCCGCGGTTGATCGGTCCCGGATGAAGAATCGTCAGTGGCTTTTTCAAATTTTCAAGCCGCTCGCGCGTCATGCCGTACAGGTTTCGATATTCGCGTAGGGATGGAATCAATCCTTTCCCCTGCCGTTCCATCTGAATTCTCAGTAAGTTCACCGCATCGGCAAACTGAAGCGCTTCATCGAGATTATACATGACTTTCACGCCCAACGATTCGATACCATAAGGAATATAAGTCGGCGGTCCGCAAACCGCAACGTTCGCACCTAACGTTTTTAATCCGTAAATATTCGACATTGCGACCCGACTATGACGAATATCGCCGATAATGGCGACATTCAAACCTTTAATCTTGCCAAATTTTTCCTTCAGCGACACAATATCCAAGAGCGCCTGCGTCGGATGTTCGTGTGTTCCGTCTCCCGCATTGATGATAACGGCATTGACAAACTGTGACAGCAATTTGACCGATCCCGGCGCCGAATGCCGCATAACAATCGCGTCTATTTTCATAGCGTACAGATTCTGGATCGTATCTTTTAAACTCTCACCCTTCGATAGGCTACTTCCCAAAGCGGAAAAATTGACCATATCCGCCGATAGCCGTTTTTCCGCCAGTTCAAAAGAAATCCGCGTCCGGGTGGAACTCTCAAAAAACAAATTGACGATTGTTTTGCCTTGTAACGTCGGAACACGCTTCATGGGTCGCTCCAAGACTTCCCTAAAGGAAAATGCCGTGTCGAAAATCTGATTTAGGTCTTCCTTCGGAACGCCTTCAAGTCCGAACAAATGTTTGATGCTCAAATTCATTGGGTTTCCTCTACCAGTAAAATGGCGTCCTCACCGTCGCTTTCCTTCATCAGCACGCGGATTTCCTCGCCGGGTGACGTTGGAACGTTTCGACCGATATAGTCTGCCTTGATCGGCATTTCCCGATGTCCACGGTCGATCAAAACTGCCAATTGGATCGATGATGGTCTTCCAAAATCTATCAGCGCATCCATAGCGGCGCGAACTGTCCGACCCGTATAAATCACATCATCGACGAGAATAAGAATTTTTCCGTCCACTTCAAACGGGATATTCGTGATTTCGACCCGCGGAAGCCGGTTCTTCATCCGGAAATCGTCCCGATACATCACAACATCGAGAACGCCAACCGGCAGTTTGACGTTTTCGATTTCTTCGATTTTCTTTGCAATTCTCTTTGATAAATATTCTCCGCGTGTCCGGATGCCGATGATGCAAACATTCTCGACGCCGCGACATTTCTCCAGAATTTCATGCGCCAAACGCGTCACGGTCCGGTTCAACGCCTGTTCGTCTGCTATCTTGGATTTAACCTTAAATTCCATGGCTCTCTCCTCTGTAAAATAAAAATTCCACCGCTTGGGTGGATTTCTTCTTTTTCTTTTGCCCTTGCCAACTCACGGGTTGTAATTAAAAGGCTCCTTATTTTGCTGGCGGGAATTTATCCTTCCTCGCGAAAAATACCTAAGAAATAGTTTGCAAATCGAGAATTTTTTAATTTCCTTCGCATGGCGAAT from Candidatus Marinimicrobia bacterium CG08_land_8_20_14_0_20_45_22 harbors:
- a CDS encoding aspartate carbamoyltransferase: MNLSIKHLFGLEGVPKEDLNQIFDTAFSFREVLERPMKRVPTLQGKTIVNLFFESSTRTRISFELAEKRLSADMVNFSALGSSLSKGESLKDTIQNLYAMKIDAIVMRHSAPGSVKLLSQFVNAVIINAGDGTHEHPTQALLDIVSLKEKFGKIKGLNVAIIGDIRHSRVAMSNIYGLKTLGANVAVCGPPTYIPYGIESLGVKVMYNLDEALQFADAVNLLRIQMERQGKGLIPSLREYRNLYGMTRERLENLKKPLTILHPGPINRGVEIDSDVADGDYSIILHQVLNGVAIRMAVLFLLVGGK
- a CDS encoding bifunctional pyr operon transcriptional regulator/uracil phosphoribosyltransferase PyrR; its protein translation is MEFKVKSKIADEQALNRTVTRLAHEILEKCRGVENVCIIGIRTRGEYLSKRIAKKIEEIENVKLPVGVLDVVMYRDDFRMKNRLPRVEITNIPFEVDGKILILVDDVIYTGRTVRAAMDALIDFGRPSSIQLAVLIDRGHREMPIKADYIGRNVPTSPGEEIRVLMKESDGEDAILLVEETQ
- a CDS encoding dihydroorotase, which translates into the protein MKIDKMNGKVLLTNGKIIDPVGEKIYDSDILIENGVIVKIEKGMTPMNDAEIINLTGQMISPGFVDIHVHFREPGFEDKETIESGCQAALAGGFTKVCCMPNTEPPIDTQESVRFIYRKAEGQIVDVYPIAAITKNRKGEELTGMVELSSAGAVAFSDDGNPLVNAQIMRFALEYSKIVDKPIINHSEDPALKADGYMNEGIVSTQLGIPGNPSVAEEIMIYRDLALTKFTNSRLHVPHVSTKTSVALIRQAKADGVRVTAEVTPHHFSLTDEYMRSFDANGKVSPPLRSESDRLALIEGIQDGTIDAIATDHAPHQYDTKETSLDLASSGMIGLESAFGLAMTHLVHAGYISLMDLIKLLTIKPAHVMNLPLPGISIGAEANLTIIDPDEWWVFSRKDIYSRSQNTPFIGRELTGRVKSVFAKSSYVRLQD